One segment of Rhodopirellula baltica SH 1 DNA contains the following:
- a CDS encoding ABC transporter permease, which translates to MVWKVIEIHLRRLRHNRIEWLLTFVVPIAFFSIFALIFSRGVGGTPRVKVALVRDVSASEEAGSGSTSLTSLQCDEVISTLRESEGLRLVQDSDEYPALDRAAGEDLVRRGSATIAIVLSEDGEELSAELLNDASDQVASQVVSALVMRAMLMAKTEQMQASVARGGPGSAGAMPTTASENDAAGVKQADFEQPLSSDTIESVPSESIRGDEVAAIADRSAAESLMTPPEVKVVNVMGEDKTNPVISVYAAGIAVMFLLFGATSGGGVLLEERENQTLERLLSTQMTMDHLLLGKWFYLTLLGCVQVTVMFVWAQLVFGLDLLGNLDGFVMMTLVTSAAAASFGLFLATLCKTRGQLNGLSVVAVLTMSALGGSMVPRYVMSEGLREAGLWTFNAWALDGYDKVFWRELPPSALQPQLTVLMATAFGLLVLARLLAIRWETS; encoded by the coding sequence ATGGTCTGGAAAGTCATCGAAATTCACTTGCGTCGCTTGCGTCACAACCGCATCGAGTGGTTGCTGACGTTTGTGGTTCCGATCGCGTTCTTCAGCATCTTTGCGTTGATTTTCTCTCGCGGAGTGGGCGGGACACCGCGGGTGAAGGTGGCGTTGGTCCGTGATGTCTCGGCTTCTGAAGAAGCCGGTTCAGGCTCCACATCGTTGACTTCGCTCCAGTGTGACGAAGTGATTTCGACTCTTCGTGAGAGCGAAGGCCTGCGGTTGGTTCAGGACAGCGACGAATACCCTGCCTTGGATCGGGCGGCGGGAGAAGACTTGGTTCGCCGCGGATCCGCAACAATTGCAATCGTGCTGAGCGAAGACGGCGAAGAGTTGTCCGCGGAACTGCTCAATGATGCATCCGATCAAGTCGCCAGCCAAGTGGTTTCGGCGTTGGTGATGCGAGCGATGTTGATGGCAAAAACAGAGCAGATGCAGGCCAGCGTCGCGCGCGGCGGTCCGGGATCTGCTGGTGCGATGCCAACCACCGCGAGCGAAAATGATGCAGCCGGTGTGAAACAGGCCGATTTCGAACAACCGCTTTCAAGCGACACGATCGAGTCCGTACCCAGTGAATCCATTCGCGGCGACGAAGTTGCGGCGATAGCGGATCGTTCGGCAGCGGAGTCGTTGATGACGCCGCCGGAAGTGAAGGTCGTCAACGTGATGGGCGAGGATAAAACCAACCCGGTGATAAGCGTTTATGCGGCGGGGATCGCGGTGATGTTTCTGTTGTTTGGCGCGACCAGCGGTGGTGGCGTGTTGCTGGAGGAACGTGAGAACCAAACGTTGGAACGATTGCTGTCAACTCAAATGACGATGGATCATTTGTTGCTCGGCAAGTGGTTCTATCTGACTCTGCTCGGATGTGTGCAAGTCACGGTGATGTTCGTGTGGGCTCAACTGGTCTTCGGTTTGGATTTGCTCGGCAACCTGGACGGTTTCGTGATGATGACGTTGGTAACGTCCGCCGCGGCGGCCTCGTTTGGATTGTTTCTCGCGACGTTGTGCAAAACTCGTGGTCAGCTGAATGGTTTGTCCGTTGTTGCTGTGTTGACGATGAGTGCGCTGGGCGGATCGATGGTACCGAGGTACGTGATGAGCGAAGGGCTGCGGGAGGCCGGGCTGTGGACCTTCAATGCCTGGGCACTGGATGGTTATGACAAAGTGTTTTGGCGTGAGTTGCCGCCGAGTGCACTGCAGCCGCAGTTGACTGTGCTGATGGCGACCGCGTTTGGGCTCCTGGTATTGGCTCGTTTGCTAGCAATTCGCTGGGAAACTTCTTGA
- a CDS encoding glycosyltransferase family 25 protein → MNLDRRDDRMQEWMRQLPDPWPFPEPERFAAIDGRRVATPPQWRAGNGAWGCYRSHLLILEKCLLEHIDSYVVFEDDAGFGDDFCERLQEFIAELPADWGMAYLGGQHLYAGKNPPHKVSEHVYRPYNVNRTHAFMVRGREAMKTLYRHLTWNDWHTKHHIDHHLGRLIQRRYQALVQGKNIQKESIAVYTPDRWLVGQLPTKSNICGRKWSQTRFFNDAKNADHSDAPFFAVLGPHRAGTSCVAMVMHHLGVHMGNQLGGYEATGGGEAVGLAQLCEKVMRFPATDPNVSDDQLTQMLKSWIVSRKSEANRDKTVSGAKYPHLCRFVNHLHAGLGDSLRIISVERDIEASIRSLQNRSEKHRGQWFAANDEECEVLQRSLRDHRDNFISDHPDVPVFRIEFAELVTYPEEVIGNLVEFLGITPTQDEIQSAIEHVNPDLRKFG, encoded by the coding sequence ATGAATCTCGATCGCCGCGATGATCGAATGCAAGAATGGATGCGGCAACTACCCGATCCGTGGCCGTTCCCGGAGCCCGAGCGTTTCGCCGCAATCGACGGGCGTCGCGTCGCAACACCGCCACAGTGGCGTGCCGGCAACGGCGCGTGGGGATGTTACCGATCACATTTGTTGATTCTCGAAAAGTGCCTACTCGAACACATCGACTCGTATGTCGTATTTGAAGACGACGCTGGATTTGGCGACGACTTCTGCGAGCGGTTGCAGGAATTCATCGCGGAACTGCCGGCCGACTGGGGCATGGCGTATCTCGGCGGCCAACACCTTTATGCCGGCAAGAACCCGCCTCACAAAGTTAGCGAACACGTCTATCGTCCCTACAACGTGAATCGCACGCACGCGTTCATGGTGCGAGGACGCGAGGCGATGAAGACGCTGTATCGCCATTTGACTTGGAACGATTGGCATACCAAGCATCACATCGACCACCACCTTGGTCGATTGATCCAACGTCGCTACCAAGCACTCGTGCAAGGAAAGAACATCCAAAAGGAATCCATCGCGGTTTACACGCCCGATCGCTGGCTCGTTGGTCAACTGCCGACAAAGTCCAACATCTGCGGTCGAAAATGGAGTCAAACGCGGTTCTTCAACGATGCCAAAAACGCGGATCACTCCGACGCACCGTTCTTTGCCGTGCTTGGCCCGCACCGCGCTGGCACATCGTGTGTTGCGATGGTCATGCACCATCTCGGCGTTCACATGGGGAACCAGCTTGGTGGCTACGAAGCGACCGGAGGCGGCGAGGCAGTCGGGCTGGCACAGCTTTGCGAAAAGGTGATGCGTTTCCCTGCGACGGACCCGAATGTCAGCGACGACCAACTGACTCAAATGCTCAAGTCGTGGATCGTCAGTCGCAAATCGGAAGCCAATCGCGACAAGACTGTCTCTGGAGCGAAGTATCCGCACTTGTGTCGGTTCGTGAATCACCTTCACGCCGGACTGGGCGATTCACTGCGAATCATCTCCGTCGAACGAGACATCGAAGCGTCGATTCGATCGCTGCAGAACCGGAGCGAGAAACATCGTGGCCAATGGTTCGCGGCGAACGATGAGGAGTGCGAGGTTCTGCAGCGCAGTCTCCGCGACCACCGAGACAACTTCATCTCGGACCATCCCGACGTGCCGGTATTCCGGATCGAGTTCGCTGAGTTGGTGACGTATCCCGAGGAAGTGATTGGCAACTTGGTTGAGTTCCTCGGCATCACGCCGACCCAGGATGAAATCCAGTCGGCGATCGAACACGTCAATCCTGATCTCCGGAAGTTTGGGTGA
- a CDS encoding AAA family ATPase has translation MKRRVNLACGVLHEPEVLLLDEPTVGVDPQSRQRIFAMLAELNSEGTSVLLTTHHLDEAESQCDRIVIVDHGKVVATGTFEELVRQTIGGDREVTVRLDQPLRGHGNEPLAVTGLNVTARPGERVVTTKMVEVAMGLPRLIDALSQAGYGVQDVEVQSPTLHHVFLHLTGHALRD, from the coding sequence ATGAAACGCAGGGTCAATTTGGCGTGCGGCGTTTTGCATGAACCCGAGGTGCTGTTGCTGGACGAGCCCACCGTGGGGGTCGATCCTCAAAGTCGACAGCGGATCTTTGCGATGTTGGCGGAATTAAATTCGGAAGGAACATCGGTTTTGTTGACGACGCACCACTTGGACGAGGCCGAAAGCCAGTGTGATCGGATTGTGATTGTCGACCACGGCAAGGTCGTTGCGACGGGCACGTTTGAAGAACTGGTTCGGCAAACGATTGGTGGCGATCGTGAGGTGACCGTTCGTCTGGATCAACCACTGCGTGGACATGGGAACGAACCTTTGGCGGTAACAGGGTTGAACGTGACCGCTCGGCCAGGCGAACGTGTTGTGACAACGAAGATGGTGGAGGTCGCGATGGGATTGCCTCGATTGATCGATGCTCTCAGTCAGGCGGGCTATGGCGTGCAGGACGTCGAGGTCCAGTCACCGACTCTACACCACGTGTTTCTTCATTTGACCGGCCATGCACTGCGGGACTGA
- a CDS encoding nitroreductase family protein: MQVKDAIFNRRAIKHFDAEHKMTAAEEKELLETTIQAPTSFNIQHWRFVILRDPELRAKIRKDFGNDQPQMTDASLLVLFTADMKAWQKEPSRYFANAPKEVAEMLVNWMGPFHEGREWLQRDEAQRSIGLTMQTMMLAAQGMGYQSCPMIGFDIEEVAKLINLPDDHVMGPMVAIGKGTKEAWPKPGQLTLDEVTVDNGF, translated from the coding sequence ATGCAAGTCAAAGACGCCATCTTCAACCGCCGAGCGATCAAGCACTTCGACGCTGAACACAAAATGACGGCCGCCGAGGAAAAAGAGCTGCTCGAAACCACGATTCAGGCTCCGACCAGCTTCAACATCCAGCACTGGCGGTTCGTCATCCTGCGTGATCCCGAGCTCCGAGCGAAAATCCGAAAAGACTTTGGCAACGACCAACCCCAGATGACGGACGCCTCGCTGCTGGTTCTGTTCACCGCCGACATGAAGGCATGGCAGAAAGAGCCGTCGCGATACTTTGCGAATGCACCGAAGGAAGTTGCCGAAATGTTGGTCAACTGGATGGGACCATTCCACGAAGGCCGCGAGTGGCTCCAACGCGACGAAGCCCAACGGTCGATTGGCTTGACGATGCAAACCATGATGTTGGCCGCCCAAGGCATGGGCTACCAATCCTGCCCGATGATCGGCTTCGACATCGAAGAGGTCGCCAAACTGATCAACCTCCCCGACGACCACGTCATGGGACCAATGGTCGCCATCGGCAAAGGCACCAAAGAAGCTTGGCCGAAGCCTGGGCAACTGACGCTCGATGAAGTCACCGTCGACAATGGGTTTTAG
- a CDS encoding glycosyltransferase family 2 protein yields MAKSISTTDITFCIKTIHRPWSCHRLVKSLREHIAEPTIVVVDDGQPELRFSEKYPETAKHCTFINLDRHDVGVGVGRNAAIDAAQTEYIFLLDDDHVVTADFQIDRVCEYFTTHELDILAVRQGGGGRPTMLSPLMNGKRIWMHRGEKKRVGTVAWCDMVSNAFLARKETIATLRWDEALKTYEHWEFFYRASHLANLQIAVATDCSVVHAHVAGTGYRDLRGRSKFRAMGLRKHGFHSLRYPGGQIVRA; encoded by the coding sequence ATGGCGAAAAGTATTTCCACCACAGACATCACGTTCTGCATCAAGACGATTCACCGACCTTGGTCCTGCCATCGCCTTGTCAAATCGCTGCGCGAACACATCGCCGAGCCGACCATCGTCGTTGTCGACGACGGTCAACCCGAGCTTCGTTTCAGCGAGAAGTATCCCGAAACTGCCAAGCATTGCACGTTCATCAATCTCGATCGGCACGATGTGGGCGTCGGAGTCGGACGCAATGCGGCGATCGATGCTGCGCAGACCGAGTACATCTTTCTGCTCGACGACGATCACGTCGTCACGGCGGATTTTCAAATCGACCGCGTTTGCGAGTACTTCACGACGCACGAACTCGACATTCTCGCCGTCCGACAAGGTGGAGGCGGTCGACCCACGATGCTTTCGCCGCTGATGAACGGAAAGCGCATCTGGATGCACCGCGGTGAAAAGAAACGTGTCGGCACCGTAGCCTGGTGCGACATGGTCAGCAACGCGTTTCTCGCTCGCAAGGAAACAATCGCGACGCTCCGTTGGGACGAAGCCCTGAAGACCTATGAACACTGGGAATTCTTCTACCGTGCAAGTCACCTCGCCAATCTGCAAATCGCGGTCGCCACCGATTGTTCCGTCGTCCACGCCCATGTTGCCGGCACTGGATACCGCGATCTGCGTGGGCGATCGAAGTTCCGTGCGATGGGACTTCGTAAACACGGTTTCCATTCCTTGCGATATCCAGGAGGTCAAATCGTCCGTGCGTAA
- a CDS encoding prenyltransferase/squalene oxidase repeat-containing protein yields the protein MNLPPNTTAADSSDAMDSSGTFSSGPAHSSGPPVPPPPIAPPPPDTNVAKDSGRDPVPQPPPAPPRATLPPVQPPSPKAATAQPPSLTNGDGATNASVPDAPQPARSRKPKQPARGAKIAAANQTENAEFVAVEVSPSTPPKSRWRTEVRAEPKDETESDQEDELAPVKRSVPAWLVSMVFHLVVLLVLALLTTPVGEGIGSMVLEFGEATESENFELENVNIQSSDSIVDSTSDLDSEMVVDTDIQSLMDTIELPSETLKTLEMVQVESGVGPASDAVKPMFGGRSGAMKSALIAAYGGTQETLNAVERGLQWLAKNQERSGSWSMAGPYSDAAPFSENRCAATAMAMLAFQGDGNTHLVGPYAKNVERGLRTLLKGQRRDGFLATNVRGDDQQAYGHAQATIALCELFAMTDDSALRGPAQAAVDYCVNAQSAAGGWRYRPRLDSDLSVTGWYVMALTSAESAGLEVPASTLRMANTYLDTVQMYDGSSYSYQPNRPASYAMTAEGLLCRQYLGWPQDEEALTQGINDLVHGGMLDPNNPNVYYWYYATQAMHHYGGEPWQKWNGVMRVELPRLQLKRGAESGSWSPQADEWGRRAGRLYVTCLSIYCLEVYYRHLPLYDKHGK from the coding sequence ATGAATCTTCCCCCCAATACGACCGCTGCCGATTCGTCGGATGCCATGGATTCCTCGGGGACGTTCTCTTCTGGCCCAGCCCATTCCTCGGGCCCACCTGTTCCGCCGCCTCCCATCGCTCCGCCACCACCGGACACGAACGTGGCGAAGGACTCGGGGCGGGATCCGGTCCCTCAACCGCCACCGGCTCCACCTCGAGCAACGTTGCCTCCGGTCCAGCCGCCCAGTCCAAAGGCAGCGACGGCCCAACCACCAAGTTTGACCAACGGAGATGGAGCGACCAACGCTTCGGTTCCAGACGCGCCCCAGCCAGCAAGATCGCGGAAGCCGAAGCAGCCGGCTCGTGGTGCAAAGATCGCCGCAGCGAATCAGACCGAAAACGCAGAGTTCGTTGCCGTCGAAGTGTCGCCATCAACGCCGCCCAAATCACGATGGCGGACGGAGGTTCGTGCTGAGCCAAAGGATGAAACGGAATCCGATCAAGAGGACGAGTTGGCTCCGGTCAAACGTTCGGTGCCCGCTTGGTTGGTGAGCATGGTGTTTCACTTGGTCGTGTTGTTGGTGCTGGCATTGTTGACCACGCCCGTTGGCGAGGGCATCGGCAGTATGGTGCTGGAGTTCGGCGAAGCCACCGAGTCGGAAAACTTTGAGCTGGAGAATGTGAACATCCAAAGCTCGGATTCGATCGTGGATTCGACCAGCGACTTAGACAGTGAGATGGTTGTCGACACTGACATTCAGTCGTTGATGGACACCATCGAGTTGCCATCGGAGACGTTGAAAACTTTGGAGATGGTCCAGGTCGAATCCGGTGTCGGCCCAGCGAGTGATGCGGTCAAGCCAATGTTTGGCGGTCGCTCGGGAGCGATGAAAAGTGCACTGATCGCCGCTTATGGTGGCACTCAAGAGACGTTGAACGCGGTCGAACGTGGTTTGCAGTGGCTCGCGAAAAATCAGGAACGATCAGGATCATGGAGCATGGCAGGGCCCTACTCCGATGCCGCACCGTTCTCTGAAAATCGATGTGCCGCCACCGCGATGGCGATGCTGGCGTTCCAGGGTGATGGCAACACGCATCTTGTAGGACCCTACGCCAAGAACGTCGAACGTGGACTTCGAACGTTGCTCAAAGGCCAACGCCGCGATGGATTTTTGGCGACCAATGTTCGAGGAGATGACCAACAAGCCTACGGGCATGCTCAAGCGACAATTGCGTTGTGTGAACTCTTTGCGATGACTGATGACTCGGCTCTTCGCGGTCCGGCACAAGCGGCCGTTGACTACTGCGTGAACGCACAGTCGGCAGCGGGCGGTTGGCGTTATCGGCCTCGACTGGATTCCGATTTGTCGGTGACGGGATGGTATGTCATGGCTCTGACGAGCGCCGAATCGGCTGGTTTGGAAGTTCCCGCTTCGACACTGCGAATGGCCAACACGTACTTGGACACGGTTCAGATGTACGACGGTTCTTCGTACAGCTACCAACCCAATCGTCCGGCCAGCTATGCGATGACGGCGGAAGGGTTGTTGTGCCGGCAGTACCTGGGGTGGCCGCAAGACGAAGAAGCGTTGACGCAAGGCATCAACGACTTGGTCCATGGCGGAATGTTGGATCCCAACAACCCCAATGTTTATTACTGGTACTACGCAACTCAGGCGATGCACCACTACGGCGGGGAACCCTGGCAAAAATGGAATGGCGTGATGCGAGTCGAGCTGCCTCGATTGCAACTCAAACGCGGTGCCGAGTCGGGCAGTTGGTCGCCTCAGGCCGATGAATGGGGCCGCCGGGCAGGACGTCTGTATGTGACGTGCTTGTCGATCTATTGCTTGGAAGTCTATTACCGACATTTGCCTTTGTACGACAAACACGGCAAGTGA